A section of the Streptomyces sp. NBC_01591 genome encodes:
- the rpmB gene encoding 50S ribosomal protein L28: MSAHCQLTGARPGFGNNISHSHRRTSRRFDPNIQRKRYWLPSEGRHVRLTLSARAIKTVDNIGIEAAVARIRARGVKV; encoded by the coding sequence ATGTCCGCCCACTGCCAACTGACCGGCGCCCGGCCCGGATTCGGCAACAACATCTCCCACTCGCACCGGCGCACCTCGCGCCGCTTCGACCCCAACATCCAGCGCAAGAGGTACTGGCTGCCGAGCGAGGGCCGGCACGTCCGGCTGACGCTCAGCGCCAGGGCGATCAAAACCGTCGACAACATCGGGATCGAGGCGGCCGTCGCCCGCATCCGTGCCAGGGGAGTGAAGGTCTGA
- the rpsN gene encoding 30S ribosomal protein S14 produces the protein MAKKSKIAQNEKRRATVERYAARRAELKEVIRRPSATDAERRAAVEELRRQPRDASVTRVRNRDSVDGRPRGYLRKFGLSRVRAREQAHAGFLPGVTKSSW, from the coding sequence ATGGCCAAGAAGAGCAAGATCGCGCAGAACGAGAAGCGCAGGGCGACCGTCGAGCGGTACGCCGCCCGTCGCGCCGAGTTGAAGGAGGTCATCCGTCGGCCGTCCGCCACGGACGCCGAACGCCGGGCCGCCGTGGAAGAGCTCCGGCGCCAGCCGCGCGACGCCAGTGTCACCCGGGTGCGCAACCGGGACAGCGTGGACGGGCGGCCCCGTGGGTACCTGCGGAAGTTCGGCCTGTCCCGCGTCCGCGCACGCGAGCAGGCCCATGCCGGATTCCTGCCAGGGGTCACCAAGTCATCCTGGTGA
- a CDS encoding AlkA N-terminal domain-containing protein yields MYTDTERCVRAVQSKDARFDGWFFTAVLTTRIYCRPSCPVVPPKVENMTFYPSAAACQQAGFRACKRCRPDTSPGSPEWNARADSVARAMRLIRDGVVDREGVPGLAARLGYSARQIERQLLAELGAGPLALARAQRAQTARLLIETTELPMAEVAFAAGFSSIRTFNDTVREVFALAPGELRSRAARSATPPATPGVIVLRLPYRAPLNPSNLFGHLAATAVPGVEEWRDGAYRRTLSLRYGHGVVALTAHPDHIACRLSLTDPRDLTLAISRCRWLLDLDADPVAVDEQLCADPLLAPLVGKAPGRRVPRTVDGAEFAVRAVLGQQVSTAAARTHAARLVAAHGLPVEDPEGGLTHLFPDPGALAGLDPEQLALPRSRRTTLTTLVGALADGSLRLGTDTDWEQARAELTALPGFGPWTVEVIAMRALGDPDAFLPTDLGIRRAAEELGLPSTPAALTARAAAWRPWRAYAVQYLWTVDDHPINHLPT; encoded by the coding sequence ATGTACACCGACACCGAGCGCTGCGTACGGGCCGTCCAGTCCAAGGACGCCCGCTTCGACGGCTGGTTCTTCACGGCAGTCCTGACCACCCGGATCTACTGCCGCCCCAGCTGCCCGGTCGTTCCGCCGAAGGTCGAGAACATGACCTTCTACCCCAGCGCCGCAGCCTGTCAGCAGGCCGGATTCCGGGCCTGCAAAAGGTGCCGGCCCGACACCAGCCCCGGCTCCCCGGAGTGGAACGCCCGAGCCGACTCCGTAGCCCGCGCGATGCGACTCATCCGGGACGGTGTCGTCGACCGCGAGGGCGTCCCCGGACTCGCGGCCCGGCTCGGCTACTCCGCCCGGCAGATCGAGCGCCAGCTGCTCGCCGAGCTCGGCGCCGGTCCGCTCGCACTGGCCCGCGCGCAACGCGCCCAGACCGCGAGGCTGCTCATCGAGACGACCGAACTCCCCATGGCGGAAGTGGCGTTCGCCGCCGGGTTCTCCTCGATCCGTACCTTCAACGACACCGTCCGCGAGGTCTTCGCGCTCGCCCCGGGCGAGCTGCGCAGCCGCGCCGCCCGGTCCGCGACACCCCCGGCCACACCGGGAGTGATAGTGCTGCGGCTGCCGTACCGGGCCCCGCTCAACCCCAGCAACCTCTTCGGTCACCTCGCCGCGACCGCCGTCCCCGGCGTCGAGGAGTGGCGCGACGGCGCCTACCGCCGCACGCTCTCCCTGCGGTACGGACACGGTGTCGTCGCGCTCACCGCACACCCCGACCACATCGCCTGCCGCCTCTCCCTCACCGATCCGCGCGATCTCACCCTCGCGATCAGCCGCTGCCGCTGGCTGCTCGACCTGGACGCCGACCCGGTGGCCGTCGACGAGCAGCTGTGCGCCGATCCGCTCCTCGCCCCGCTGGTCGGCAAGGCGCCGGGCCGGCGGGTGCCGCGTACCGTCGACGGCGCGGAGTTCGCCGTACGGGCGGTGCTCGGCCAGCAGGTCTCGACCGCCGCCGCCCGCACCCACGCGGCCCGTCTGGTCGCCGCGCACGGCCTGCCCGTCGAGGACCCGGAGGGCGGCCTCACCCACCTCTTCCCGGACCCCGGGGCGCTCGCCGGACTCGACCCCGAACAACTCGCCCTGCCGCGCAGCCGCCGCACCACCCTCACCACACTCGTCGGCGCACTCGCCGACGGATCGCTGCGGCTCGGCACCGACACCGACTGGGAGCAGGCGCGGGCCGAACTGACCGCCCTGCCCGGCTTCGGCCCCTGGACCGTCGAGGTGATCGCGATGCGGGCGCTCGGCGACCCGGACGCCTTCCTCCCCACCGACCTCGGCATCCGGCGCGCGGCCGAGGAGCTCGGCCTCCCCTCGACACCGGCTGCGCTCACCGCCCGCGCGGCCGCCTGGCGCCCCTGGCGGGCGTACGCGGTCCAGTACTTGTGGACCGTGGACGACCACCCCATCAACCACCTGCCCACCTGA
- a CDS encoding methylated-DNA--[protein]-cysteine S-methyltransferase — MTAMHPHTATRRHTVVDSPYGPLTLVATDGVLAGLYMTGQRHRPPEETFGEPDPRPFTEAVRQLDAYFAGELRTFDLPLRLDGTPFQRSVWAQLRLIPYGETRSYGELAENLGKPGASRAVGLANGKNPVGIIVPCHRVIGASGGLTGYGGGLDRKQRLLAFENGTEDDTPALF; from the coding sequence ATGACAGCGATGCATCCGCATACGGCCACCCGCCGGCACACGGTCGTCGACAGCCCGTACGGTCCGCTCACCCTCGTCGCCACCGACGGGGTCCTCGCGGGCCTCTACATGACCGGCCAGCGGCACCGCCCGCCCGAGGAGACCTTCGGTGAACCCGACCCGCGGCCCTTCACGGAAGCCGTCCGCCAACTCGACGCCTACTTCGCCGGGGAACTGCGCACCTTCGATCTGCCGCTGCGCCTGGACGGCACCCCGTTCCAGCGCAGCGTCTGGGCGCAGCTCCGGCTGATTCCGTACGGCGAGACCCGCTCGTACGGCGAACTGGCCGAGAACCTCGGCAAACCGGGCGCCTCACGTGCGGTGGGGCTGGCCAACGGCAAGAACCCGGTGGGCATCATCGTCCCTTGCCACCGCGTCATCGGCGCCTCGGGGGGTCTCACCGGCTACGGCGGCGGACTCGACCGCAAGCAGCGGCTGCTGGCCTTCGAGAACGGTACGGAGGACGACACTCCGGCACTCTTCTGA
- a CDS encoding TMEM165/GDT1 family protein — MHLDPLAILTAFGLIFLAELPDKTMFASLAMGTRMRPLYVWFGTSSAFIVHVAIAVGAGSLIGLLPDWIVKLVSASLFAFGAFMLLRSGGDEDDEDGGTKTVTGFWPVYSTAFMAVFISEWGDLTQITTANLAASNGTWSTAIGSAAALMSVSALALLAGRFIAKRVPLKTVQRIGGICMLGLAIWTLVEIFTG; from the coding sequence ATGCACCTCGACCCCCTGGCGATTCTCACCGCCTTCGGGCTGATCTTCCTTGCGGAGCTCCCCGACAAGACGATGTTCGCGTCGCTCGCCATGGGCACCCGCATGCGACCGCTGTACGTCTGGTTCGGTACGTCGTCCGCGTTCATCGTCCACGTCGCCATCGCCGTGGGGGCCGGCAGCCTGATCGGGCTGCTGCCCGACTGGATCGTGAAGCTCGTCTCGGCTTCCCTCTTCGCGTTCGGGGCTTTCATGCTGCTGCGCTCCGGCGGCGACGAGGACGACGAGGACGGCGGCACGAAGACGGTGACCGGTTTCTGGCCGGTCTACTCGACCGCGTTCATGGCCGTCTTCATCAGCGAGTGGGGCGACCTCACCCAGATCACCACGGCCAATCTGGCCGCGAGCAACGGCACCTGGTCCACGGCGATCGGGTCCGCGGCCGCCCTGATGTCCGTCTCGGCGCTGGCACTGCTCGCCGGGCGCTTCATCGCGAAGCGCGTGCCGCTGAAGACGGTGCAGCGGATCGGCGGGATCTGCATGCTGGGGCTGGCGATCTGGACCCTGGTGGAGATCTTCACCGGCTGA
- a CDS encoding (2Fe-2S) ferredoxin domain-containing protein: protein MSRRTRRAAPAQGTPRPTVSVCRGCCCGTPKIPAVDHAGQLAELRRSLGEVATVRAVECLDACEQANVIVVQPSAEGRRAGGRPVWLGLVNDPDAVTDIVAWVEAGGPGLVDPPEILDLYTFRPSRRIQQELDH from the coding sequence ATGAGCCGCCGCACCCGAAGGGCAGCCCCCGCCCAGGGCACGCCCCGGCCCACCGTCAGCGTCTGCCGCGGCTGCTGCTGCGGGACGCCCAAGATCCCGGCCGTGGACCATGCCGGCCAGCTCGCCGAGCTGCGCCGGTCGCTCGGCGAGGTCGCCACGGTACGCGCCGTGGAGTGCCTGGACGCCTGCGAGCAGGCCAATGTCATCGTCGTGCAGCCATCGGCCGAGGGCCGCCGTGCGGGCGGCCGCCCGGTCTGGCTCGGCCTGGTCAACGACCCGGACGCCGTGACGGACATCGTCGCCTGGGTCGAGGCGGGCGGTCCGGGGCTGGTGGACCCGCCGGAGATCCTCGACCTGTACACGTTCCGGCCCTCGCGCCGCATACAGCAGGAACTCGACCACTAG
- a CDS encoding class I SAM-dependent methyltransferase, whose translation MTEPSSLDTTRASYDTVAVDYAVLLAGMMPMKPYDNAILAAFADIVTAGGGGRVGDLGCGPGHVTAHLRDLGLTAFGIDLSPGMIAVARETYPDLVFDEGSMTALDLADGSLAGALAWYSLVHTPPEQLPGVFAEFHRVLAPGGHLLMAFKVGDECVRLEQAYGHAVTLDVHRFVPDAVADMLAEAGFRVQTRLVREADAWEKTPQAFFVTVKPAAP comes from the coding sequence ATGACAGAACCCTCCTCCCTCGACACCACCCGTGCCTCGTACGACACCGTCGCCGTCGACTACGCCGTGCTGCTGGCCGGGATGATGCCGATGAAGCCGTACGACAACGCCATCCTGGCCGCCTTCGCGGACATTGTGACGGCGGGCGGCGGCGGCCGAGTGGGCGATCTGGGCTGCGGTCCCGGTCATGTGACGGCTCATCTGCGCGATCTCGGGCTGACCGCCTTCGGCATCGACCTCTCCCCCGGCATGATCGCGGTGGCCCGCGAGACCTACCCGGACCTCGTCTTCGACGAGGGGTCGATGACCGCGCTGGATCTGGCGGACGGCAGCCTGGCCGGCGCGCTCGCCTGGTACTCCCTGGTCCACACCCCGCCGGAGCAACTGCCCGGCGTCTTCGCCGAGTTCCATCGCGTCCTGGCGCCGGGCGGCCATCTGCTCATGGCCTTCAAGGTCGGCGACGAGTGCGTCCGCCTGGAGCAGGCGTACGGCCATGCGGTGACGCTCGACGTCCACCGGTTCGTGCCCGACGCCGTGGCCGACATGCTCGCCGAGGCCGGGTTCCGGGTTCAGACCCGGCTGGTCCGCGAGGCGGACGCGTGGGAGAAGACCCCGCAGGCCTTCTTCGTGACGGTGAAGCCCGCGGCACCGTAG
- a CDS encoding SIR2 family NAD-dependent protein deacylase — protein sequence MTLVAILSGAGISTDSGIPDYRGPNGLWRKDPEAEKLVTYDFYMADPEIRRRSWQMRRTSATWAAEPNAAHRAVADLERSGAPVRVITQNVDGLHQLAGLPARKVLELHGTAREVVCTRCHARSPMAEALTRVEAGEADPSCTVCGGILKSATIMFGERLDPVVLGQAVSIAKACEVFIAVGTTLQVQPAASLAGIAVDNGARLIVVNAEPTPYDELAEATIREPIGTALPALLERLAADSGPGEGSGTASEG from the coding sequence ATGACTCTCGTCGCGATCCTCAGCGGCGCCGGCATCTCCACGGACTCCGGCATCCCCGACTACCGTGGTCCCAACGGGCTCTGGCGCAAGGACCCGGAGGCCGAGAAGCTCGTCACGTACGACTTCTACATGGCCGATCCGGAGATCCGCCGCCGCTCCTGGCAGATGCGCCGCACCAGCGCGACCTGGGCCGCGGAGCCGAACGCGGCGCACCGCGCAGTGGCGGATCTGGAGCGGTCCGGCGCCCCGGTGCGGGTGATCACGCAGAACGTCGACGGACTGCACCAGCTCGCCGGGCTCCCCGCCCGCAAGGTCCTGGAACTGCACGGGACCGCACGTGAGGTGGTCTGCACCCGCTGTCATGCCCGCTCCCCGATGGCCGAGGCGCTGACCCGGGTGGAGGCGGGCGAGGCCGACCCGTCGTGCACGGTCTGCGGTGGCATCCTGAAATCGGCCACCATCATGTTCGGTGAGCGGCTCGATCCGGTGGTGCTGGGGCAGGCGGTTTCGATCGCGAAGGCCTGCGAGGTGTTCATCGCGGTCGGTACGACGCTCCAGGTGCAGCCCGCCGCCTCGCTGGCCGGGATCGCGGTGGACAACGGGGCGCGGCTCATCGTGGTGAACGCGGAGCCGACGCCGTACGACGAACTGGCCGAGGCGACCATCCGTGAGCCCATCGGCACGGCGCTGCCCGCGCTGCTGGAGCGACTGGCCGCCGATTCGGGGCCGGGTGAGGGTTCCGGAACGGCCTCCGAGGGCTGA